A genomic stretch from Amphiura filiformis unplaced genomic scaffold, Afil_fr2py scaffold_107, whole genome shotgun sequence includes:
- the LOC140144973 gene encoding uncharacterized protein, whose amino-acid sequence MQVTKHYLNKYSIDGKTQTLYKDCLQRKEKQSRWNGVREFEQRERHLILNDMCRGQTDRAGLGFKKNQKLLRDMKPQEHRKCLNSLVKAVDEDDMLVYLYGCAKQGQWLRWDSAMQVDTSWKKLLEVWAPELLSFHVNATHDQFPSPANLRLWGKTNLGSCHLCHHNNCTLFHILNGCNYSLQSARYNSRHDQTLKAVARRYQLYDYYQIPHCRWCNLPESSTASSKKRSNKPLTEGQ is encoded by the coding sequence ATGCAAGTCACCAAGCACTATCTCAACAAGTATTCTATAGATGGAAAAACACAGACTCTCTACAAAGACTGcctacaaagaaaagaaaagcaatCAAGGTGGAATGGAGTCAGAGAATTTGAACAAAGAGAGCGACATCTGATATTGAATGATATGTGCAGAGGTCAAACAGACAGAGCAGGCCTTGGTTTCAAAAAGAACCAGAAACTGTTAAGAGACATGAAACCCCAAGAACACAGGAAATGCCTCAATAGTCTGGTAAAAGCCGTAGATGAAGATGACATGCTTGTGTACCTCTATGGCTGCGCCAAACAAGGACAATGGCTCAGGTGGGACTCTGCCATGCAAGTAGATACATCTTGGAAGAAGCTCCTTGAGGTATGGGCACCAGAGCTCCTATCTTTCCATGTCAATGCCACCCACGACCAATTTCCATCACCAGCTAATTTGAGACTCTGGGGAAAGACCAACCTTGGATCCTGCCATTTATGTCATCATAATAATTGCACTCTATTCCATATCTTAAATGGATGCAACTATTCTCTGCAGAGTGCTAGATACAATTCGAGACATGATCAGACACTGAAAGCTGTAGCAAGAAGATACCAACTATATGACTACTATCAAATTCCGCACTGCAGATGGTGTAACCTACCGGAATCCAGCACTGCCTCTTCAAAAAAGAGATCCAACAAACCTCTTACAGAAGGCCAATGA